The Pseudomonas sp. MPC6 nucleotide sequence GTCACCACCAAAGCTAACGATCAGCCCACCCAAATAAAAACGCCGCTTCCACCAAAGGCAGAAGCGGCAGAGGCACAAACCTCAGTAGTATCAGGTAAACAGAGCGATCAGGATGATGATCGGGATAGGTATGCCGAGAAAGAACAGCAGTAATGAGCGCATGGGAGTTCTCCTGGGTTAACGAACAGGAACTGAAGTGGTGGTTACGTAAGCGTCAGTTTCGATGTACTCGACAGCATCCCGACGACGACCACCGAAGGTTGCCGCGAAGCTGGCGAAAAACGCACCGATCAGCAGCGCAACGAACATCCACAGCGCGGTCATTGCAGCCACCTTCGCAGCGGTGTCAGCGGCTTGCTGGGCCGCCAGCTTGGCGTCGGCCACGGCTTTCTGGGTGCGGGCATAAACCTCATCGACACGACGTTCGGCATCCGCTTGAGTGAGGTTGGTCCGCTGGGCGACCAGTTGCGCCAGGTAGGTGCGGTCGTCGGCAGACAGTTGGCCATCGCTCAGGCTGCGCACGAAGATGCGGGTCACGGTGCCACGGGCGGCATCATCGCTGACGGCGGCCGGGCGATCATCGCGGAACAGGCTGTCAATGTAGTAACCGTACTGGTCACTGTCGGTATTGCCCGCCGCGGTACTTGCCGCTTGAGTCATGGCACTGGCGGCGCCACCGGCCACGCTGGCGCCAGCCTGCACACCGCCACTGACGATGCTGCTGATCGAGCCGACAATCAGCGTCGCCGTCACCAGCGTCGCCACGCACCAGGCCAGGAAGCCATGGGCGGTATCCCGGAAATACACCTCATCGCCATGCATATTCGCCCACTTCACCCGCAGGCGACCGGCGATGTAACCGCCAAGCCCGGAGGCCACGATCTGGGTGAACGCCAGCCAGACAATCGTGGAAATGCCCAGGCCCTTGGCGCTGACGCCTTCGTTGGCCCACGGCGACACTGCCGAGAAACCCAGGCCGAAGCCAAGCAGCACCAGAATCAGCGACAATGCCGCCGCCGCTGCAGCACCGGCGAAGATGGCGCCCCAGGACACGCCAGAGCGCGAGCTCGATTCGTATTCGGCAGGATAGAAACCATCAGGGGATCTATTCATTGTTTTATCGCTCCAGGCAGAAAGATGGTGTTACAACTCTTCGAATGAAGAATTGCAGTCACCGTGCCAGTCGCGAGTTTTATATAAGTCGTTTAATTTCAATGATTTATAAAGATTGAACTTCCTATTTCCATGCAATTTGCAAGGATCGGGCAATAGCAGCGGGTTTTATGCATTGCCTTTGAGGCAGGGTCACATGAAGTTTTATTTAGTCAGCCTGCGATCATTTCTTGGCAAAATGCCACGCAACGTTGTGAACTCCAGACAGGCCCACTCCATGACCCGCATCCTGACCATCGAAGACGACGCCGTGACCGCCCGGGAAATCGTCGCCGAATTGAGCAGCCACGGCCTCGACGTGGATTGGGTCGACAACGGCCGAGAGGGGCTGGCGCGCGCGGTCAGTGGCGACTACGACCTGATCACCCTCGACCGCATGTTGCCCGAGCTCGATGGCCTGGCGATTGTCACCACCCTGCGGACAATGGGCGTGGCCACGCCTATCCTGATGATCAGCGCCCTCTCCGATGTCGATGAGCGGGTGCGCGGTTTGCGCGCAGGCGGTGACGATTACCTGACCAAACCCTTCGCCACCGATGAAATGGCCGCCCGGGTCGAAGTGTTGCTGCGCCGACAGAATACCGTGACCGCCCAGGCCACCACGTTGCGGGTGGCGGACCTGGAACTGAACCTGATCAGCCACGAAGCCAGCCGCAACGGGCAGCTGCTGACCTTGCTGCCCACCGAGTACAAGCTGCTGGAATTCCTGATGCGCAACACCGGGCAGATCCTGTCGCGGATGATGATTTTCGAAGAAGTCTGGGGTTACCACTTCGACCCCGGCACCAATTTGATCGACGTCCACATCGGCCGTCTGCGCAAGAAGATCGACCCGCCCGGCAATGTCCCATTGATTCGGACCGTGCGAGGCTCGGGTTATGTCATTGCCGAACCCCTCTAAAGGCTGGCGCTCTTCCAGCAGCCGGTTGCTGGCGCTCTACAGTTCGCTGTTCGTGCTCTGGAGCGGGATTCTCATGGGGGTCATGTACTACGAGGTGTCCGCTTACCTGGACAACCTGGCCAAGCACTCGCTGATGCAACGCCAGCACTTGTTCTCGCGTTTTTCCGGCGAACAACTGGTCGACGCCCTCGCCGTCAGCATGAGCTTCGACATTCCTGGCCTCGACGCCTATGGCCTGTTCGATGAACACCATCGCTACCTCAGCGGCGCGCTGCGCCATATCCCCAAAGGCCTGCCGCTTGACGGCAAGATTCACATGCTCAGCGACTGCGCCGACTCCGACGACCCAACCCTGCCCAACGACAGTTGCGACGCGGTGGCGACCCAGGCCCAGGACGGTCGCTGGCTGGTGCTGCTGCGGGACAACGGTTCGCTGTTTGCCGTGACCCGGATCATTCTCCATGCGTTGTTCTGGGGCGTGACCCTGACCATTATCCCGGGCATCATCGGTTGGCACCTGTTGCGCCGCCGCCCCCTGCGGCGTATTCGCGGGATCCAGGCCAGCGCCGAAGCGATCGTCGCCGGCGACCTGACCCGACGCTTGCCGCTGTCCAGCCGCCGCGATGAACTGGACATGCTGGCGGCCATCGTCAACGCCATGCTCGAGCGCATCGAACGCTTGATGAACGAGGTCAAGGGCGTGTGCGACAACATTGCCCATGACCTGCGCACCCCGCTGACCCGCTTGCGCGCGCAGTTGTACCGCATGCAGCAACAGGCGGGCGAAGGCTCGCGGGAGGCGGCGCAACTGGACTCGGTGCTCGCCGAGGCCGACACCTTGATGGCACGTTTTCGCGGACTGCTGCGCATTTCCGAACTGGAAGACCGCCAGCGGCGTTCCGGTTTCGTGCAGCTCGATCCACGGCCGTTATTGCAGGAACTGCACGAGTTCTATCTGCCGTTGGCGGAAGAAGGAGAGCTGGGTTTCCAGCTGCAATTGCCTGATTCACTGCCGCCACTTTATGGCGACCGGGCGCTGTTGTTCGAGGCAGTGGCGAACCTGCTGAGCAACTCGATCAAATTCACACCGCCCGGTGGCGAGGTGATTTTGCGTGGGGTCGATGAAGGTGGGCATACGCGAATCGAAGTGCTCGACTCCGGTCCCGGAATTCCTGAAGGTGAACGGGAAGCGGTGTTCCAGCGTTTCTACCGCGCCGAAGGTGGCAACCCGCAAAGCGGCTTCGGGTTGGGGCTGTCGATCGTCGCGGCGATTGTCAGCTTGCACGGGTTTTCGCTGGAGCTGGGTAGCAGTGAACTGGGCGGGGCGCGGTTGGTGCTCGATTGCCGACAGAGCCTGATCCCCCAGACCTGACACACCCTCCCTGACGACGAAGCCCCCCCTGTAGGAGCCGGCTTGCTGGCGAAGGCGGTGGATCAGTCGACATAGTTGTCACTGAACGGACGCCTTCGCCAGCAAGCCGGCTCCTACAGGGGATTTGTGGTGTGGTCAGGCCGGGTAGTTAGCCCGCAGGGCCTCCAGCCCACCCTGATAAATCCCGGTAAACAGCGCCACCACTTCCTCATCACTCACACCCACCGGCGCAAACCGCCCCGACCAGGTCACCCGCGTACCCTGCCCTTGCGCTTCAACACGGATAGTCGCCAGGTAGTCGGTCGCCGGAAACGGCGCCTGCACAATCGAGTAGCTATACGTCTTGGCCGCGTCATCAAACGCCTGAAGCCGCTCCACCACCACCGCCCCATCCGCCGTTTGCAGACTGCGCACCCGCCCGCCTTCACTCAGTTCGCTCTGGGGAATGAACGGCAGCCAGTCCGGCAGCGAGTTGAAGCCGCCGATCAATTGCCAGACCTGATCGGCCGAAGCCGGGATATCGATAAACGCTGATGCAGTTGCCATGTACTGTTCTCTCTTAATCAGTAAGGTTCAAATCGCCATGCTGTCGACGACACCGCCGTCGACCCGAAGCGCCGCGCCAGTGGTGGCCGAGGATAGCGGCGAAGCGATATACGCCACCAGGTTCGCTACTTCCTCGACATTCGCCACGCGCTGGATGATCGATGTCGGCCGCGACTTTTGCACAAAAGCGTCGGCTTCTTCCTGAACACTGCGACCGGACGCGGCAATGGCATCCTTGAGCATCAGCTCCACGCCATCGGTCAACGTCGGGCCCGGCAGGATTGCATTGACCGTTACCCCAGTGCCGGCCAGCCGTTTGGCCAGTCCATGGGACACCGCCAGGTTGGCGCTTTTGGTCACGCCATAGTTGAGCATGTCCGCGGGGATCGCGATCCCGGATTCCGAAGACAGGAAAATCACCCGCCCCCAGCCCTGCTTGACCATGTCCGGCACGTAATGCCGGGACAGGCGTACACCGGAGATCACGTTGACCTCAT carries:
- a CDS encoding response regulator transcription factor codes for the protein MTRILTIEDDAVTAREIVAELSSHGLDVDWVDNGREGLARAVSGDYDLITLDRMLPELDGLAIVTTLRTMGVATPILMISALSDVDERVRGLRAGGDDYLTKPFATDEMAARVEVLLRRQNTVTAQATTLRVADLELNLISHEASRNGQLLTLLPTEYKLLEFLMRNTGQILSRMMIFEEVWGYHFDPGTNLIDVHIGRLRKKIDPPGNVPLIRTVRGSGYVIAEPL
- a CDS encoding HAMP domain-containing sensor histidine kinase, translating into MSLPNPSKGWRSSSSRLLALYSSLFVLWSGILMGVMYYEVSAYLDNLAKHSLMQRQHLFSRFSGEQLVDALAVSMSFDIPGLDAYGLFDEHHRYLSGALRHIPKGLPLDGKIHMLSDCADSDDPTLPNDSCDAVATQAQDGRWLVLLRDNGSLFAVTRIILHALFWGVTLTIIPGIIGWHLLRRRPLRRIRGIQASAEAIVAGDLTRRLPLSSRRDELDMLAAIVNAMLERIERLMNEVKGVCDNIAHDLRTPLTRLRAQLYRMQQQAGEGSREAAQLDSVLAEADTLMARFRGLLRISELEDRQRRSGFVQLDPRPLLQELHEFYLPLAEEGELGFQLQLPDSLPPLYGDRALLFEAVANLLSNSIKFTPPGGEVILRGVDEGGHTRIEVLDSGPGIPEGEREAVFQRFYRAEGGNPQSGFGLGLSIVAAIVSLHGFSLELGSSELGGARLVLDCRQSLIPQT
- a CDS encoding SRPBCC family protein, with product MATASAFIDIPASADQVWQLIGGFNSLPDWLPFIPQSELSEGGRVRSLQTADGAVVVERLQAFDDAAKTYSYSIVQAPFPATDYLATIRVEAQGQGTRVTWSGRFAPVGVSDEEVVALFTGIYQGGLEALRANYPA
- a CDS encoding SDR family oxidoreductase → MKIDLTGKLAIVSGSTAGIGLGISKALAESGATVVVIGRDTAKVEQALASIRQQVPGAQLRGLTADLGTAEGADKLFAAEPRADILVNNLGIYDAVDFFDTPDSEWTRFYEVNVISGVRLSRHYVPDMVKQGWGRVIFLSSESGIAIPADMLNYGVTKSANLAVSHGLAKRLAGTGVTVNAILPGPTLTDGVELMLKDAIAASGRSVQEEADAFVQKSRPTSIIQRVANVEEVANLVAYIASPLSSATTGAALRVDGGVVDSMAI